TAAAAGGGCGTGTAGCACCGGTGCGCAAACTTTTTACACGGGTATAATCGTAAAACACGTTGGCCCGGATGCGTTGGAAATACAGCATGTTGCCAAAACCCCAATCGGGGTAAAACAACGGAAAATGGTAATTGGCACCCAACCGGAACATCCTTGGGAAATTCACACTGTTGTAGCCTCTTGAAAACGGAAAAGCATTGGAATAGGCGTATTGCCGCATGGTATCACGGGCCTGCCAGGCGCCAGACAATACCAGACTATGATTGCTCCCTATACCGGGGAAATACAGCGTACCGCTCAGCAGCAATTGCCAGGCCTCCTGTCCATCAATCATATTGCGATAATCGGCCAATAAAGCCTGTGCAAACCGAGGGTAAATCTGTTGGCGGGCTTTTTGCACCTGCGATGTATACGTTACACGGGTGTTGAAGAATGTGTAATTCAAATCCCGCAGCAGGCCTTTGCCTATCCCCTGCCAACGAACATTGTCTGTATTTACCGTAGCGGAGGCAGTAAAGCTGCGGTACATTTTACCCTTGGTAAAATTGAGGGGCAAATACAAACCAGCATAAGCTTCTGCCTGATTGTACTGGAAAGTGGTATCAGCATTGTAAAAAGCATCGCGGCCAAAGGTTTGTTTCACACCAATCATGGGTTGCACAAACCAGCCACCATACCGGATATTAGCTCCTGCTGTATGGCTTTTTTCATTGTTGTTGTACGTATAAGATAGTTCCGTAAGCACCGTGTTCAGTACGTTATTACCCAAGAGTTTGGCCGTGTATTCTGCTTCACTAATCTCCGGCTGCCAGGTATGAAAGTTGAAAGGATGGGTCAGTTTACGATACTTCGTTCCGGCCAGTTGGGTGGTGGAAAGCTGACTCAAATTTGTATAGGTACCTGATTGTTGATTTTGGTACAGCAACTTGAAACCATCCTCAGCAATACCTTCTGTTGCGGGCATCACTGGTGTTTGCCCCAACCGGAAACCATCCGCGGTGAAATACGAAGCCATTACCCCACCACTTTTGGCAAAGCCTTGATAGACCCCAGTAGTAAAAGCCGTAAGCTGCCAACGCATGCCATTGCTGCGCTGAATGGCATACAGGGCATCTTTGCCGGCTTCGCTTTGTGTGTAGTAAATGGTATCGCCCTGCACCACAGGAAATGCCAGCAATCTTTCTGCCGGGGGCAACAACCATTGTTGTTGACGCTTGGCGGGCTGCCACAGCAACCAACCCATTTTACCAGCAGGCTCACGTACTGCCACCAGCACTTCATTGGATTGTGGCAAAAACTTTGGATGCGATAAAAACCAATTTGAAGGCACTTGCAATGAATCCAGCATGGCGCCTTCGGTATTCATGATGAGTATACGAGAGCCTTTTATTGGATCATGTTCAACGGCAACAATTTGGTCGCCGTTTGGATGAATATCGGGTGAGAAATAACGGCCTTTACCAGACACATCAAAAACCTCACCGCTGGCTACATCCAGTAAGCGAACAATGCTGTAGTCGCGGTTGCCCCAGCGGGTATCAGCCTGCAAGGCACTGTACACAATGCGGCCATTGCTGTAGCTGAAGTAATCATCGTAGCCAATGTCTTTCACCGCAATCTTTTGCTCATTGCCTTCAGCATCTATTTCTACAAATCGTGGTATATCAGCATAGCCTGCTTTAAGCATAACCGTTTTACCGTCAGCTGTTGGATAAGGATACTTGTAATCTGTTACCGCTTGCTTATTCAGCTTCGTAATCCATATGGGTGAAAGATTGATTTTATTGGCCTGTTGCTTTTGGCGAAAATCTTGCATGGCTTCCTGCACAAATGCCTGGTACGTTTTTCCCGTGTGTTTTTTTACTGCGGCCTGCATAGGATAAAACAAGGTGTTGAATGCAGCAGCATCCCGGGTAATCTTTTGCCAGACATCATCGCCGAATTGCTGCCGGCCATAGCTTACGAGCAGATAGCCGAGGTCGTAATGATTGGGATAATATTTTCGTAGCGATCCATTGCGCATTTGCATAAATGAAAAGTCGTTGCGATTTTCATTCAATGCTGTATATGCATTCAGAAACAATGGGAGGCGGCCCCTGCCCTGTCCGCTGTACACCGTTTCATTCCACACGGCATCGCCTTCAAAAAACCAATCAGGAACTGATAAACCATTGGCCAAAGCCTGCCCCTGCTGCCCAAACAAGCCACCCATAAAACGGGATAATCCAACATTGAAATTATTATACTGCTGCACATGCCGGTATTCGTGTATGGCCAGGTTATCGGTCCACGACATACTGCCTAGTTCCAACGGATTTTGTGGCGGCATCATGAAAAACTCACTTCTTCGTGGCCCCATCATTACATAGGCATTGCTGTAGTTCACATCTTTTTGCAACACAATGCTGTACCGTTTGTGTTGCTGCCCCAACGAGGCAGGGCCTTGCTGCTGCTGCAAATACAATGACACTGCTGCAACACGGCTGGCTACACTATCCATGCCCGCCGGATAAATCACTTTTACAGCATCGTTGTTTACCTGCCGCCATTTTGTCCGGGCGGGGTTGCCGCCAAAAGTTTGTGCATGTGCAACATGCTGCATGCCTGCACACATCAACAGGCCAAAACAAAAATGTAGTATTGAGGGCTTCATAAATCGTTGCTTCTTCATCAGCATGAAAATTAGGCCGAAGCAATATGCAAACCATCATTTGCAAAAAAAACGACCCGACAATTGCCGGATCGTTTTAACCAAAACCTCTATCAAACAAATCCATTCAATTAATGCGCTGCGGCAGCAAGGCCCGCCGCTTTCTTATTGCCTTTTACCATGAGTACAAATGGCACGCAGACCAAAAACAATACGCCTACAAACGTGAATACATCCATATACGATAGCACTGACGCTTGTTTCAATACGTTATAATCAAGCGCCTTGTATGCACTTTGCATGGCCACATCGGCACTCATGCCCTTGGCCATAAATGCCTGTTGATAACCTTGCACCCGTTGCATTACATCGGGGTCGGCGGTATTTAAATGCGTGACCAAATCGGCACGGTGGTGCCAGTTTTGGCGAGACATATACGTGGAAATAATAGCAATGCCGAATGAACCACCCAATTGTCGCATCATACCCGTGAATGCGGCTCCCTGACCAATTTGCTGCCCTTTTAGGGTAGACAGCGAAAGCGTTGTAATAGGAATGAACAACAGTGCCATGGCCACACCACGCATGATGAGCATCCAGAAGAAAGCATCAGCGCCGGTATCGGGGGTAAGGATTTTGTAGCCCCATAAACAGAACACCACAAACAAAGCCATGCCTATAGCGGCCAGGTACTGCTGTGGCGCCCCTTTTTGCAACAGCTTGCCAATGAACGGCATCAGGAATGCCGTGGCTAAAGTAGCGGGCACCATGAGTAAACCAGATTGCGTGGCATTCCATCCCAGCGTAGCTTGTGTATACAATGGAATGATGAATGTAGAGCCATACAAGCCAAAGCCCAGAATGAAAGATAAAATAGTACCCACACGGAGGTTGCCATTTTTAAGCACCCGTAGTTCTACAATGGGATTGCTGAAAGTTAACTGGCGCCAAATGAAGAAATACAATCCCAACACAGCCATCAATGAAGTGATGATAATGGTAACAGAGTTGAACCAATCTTCTTCCTGACCTTTCTCCAGCACAAACTGTAAAGAACCCACTGCGACTGCCAACAATCCTATACCCAGCCAATCAATTTGCCGGCCAGATTTTTTTTCGGCATACTTGGGACTGCGTACATAGCGCAATGCAAACAGTGTAGCAATTACACCTAATGGAATGTTGATGTAAAAAATGTACGGCCAGCTGAAATTATCAACGATATAACCACCCAGTGGCGGGCCAAGTGTGGGACCTACAATAACACCCAATCCATAAATGGCCTGTGCCATACCCCGTTTTTCTACAGGATAGCTTTCGGTAATGATGGTTTGAGAAGTCACCAGCAACGCACCACCACCTACGCCCTGCAAAAAGCGGAAAATGATGAGCTCCCAAATAGTGGTGCTATTGCCACACAAAAAAGAAAAAATGGTGAAGATGATGATGGAAGCGGCAAAATAATTGCGCCGGCCAAACTGCTGCGACAGCCAGCTGGTCATGGGTACAATAATCACGTTGCCGATAGCATAAGCGGTAATCACCCAACTGATTTCGTTGAGGGTGGCGCCCATGTTGCCCTTCATATCGTTGAGGGCTACGTTTACAATGGTGGTGTCTACAATTTCGAGCAGGGCACATAAAATGGCAGTGAACGTAATAATCACCCTGCGGAAACCATATTCCACCAAACTATTTTCATTGGTCATACCTGACAGATTGCTTGTTTATGATGCATGAACCAAAGACTACTTCACCAATACATCAGCCGTTACATTCATACCCGGACGCAATTGTTGCAGCATAGCATCATCCGCTGTTGTGAATTCTATTTTCACCGGTACCCTTTGTACTGTTTTCACAAAGTTACCCGAAGCATTATCCGGCGGCAGCAAAGCAAAACGACTGCCAGTGGCCGGACTAAACGACGTCACTTTCGCCAGGAAGTGGTGACCGGGAAATGCATCCACGGCTACACTTACCTCCTGACCCAGTTTCATTTTTTCCAGTTGCGTTTCTTTGAAGTTGGCCACCACCCACACATCACTATTTACCACAACATTCATCAAAGTTTGTCCGGGCTGCACCATTTGTCCTGGCTGCAGGCTTACACGGCTTACCACGCCATCAACAGGTGCTGTAATGATGGTGTAAGAAAGGTTGAGTGCTGCTGCATCCAGCTCGGCTTTGCGCTGCAAAATGTTGGCGTTGGCCACTGCCACCTGCTTGCCGGTGGTATTGCTTTGCGAACTCACCACATTGGTTTGTGCCCCTGCTGCTTTGCGTTGCTCCTGCAAAATTTGCAATTGCTTTTCTGCAGATAATTTTTCTGCTTCAGCCTGTTCAAATTGCTGCTGGGTAATAGAATGATCTTTTACCAGATTGGCATAGCGGTTATAATCCTGTGTGGCTCTCCACACCCGCACTTTCGCCGCTTCAATTTGTGCGTCAGCTACGGCTTCGTTTCTGCTGGCGGTTGTAATGCCGGTACGTGATGCTTCAGTAGCTGCACTGGCAACCGTAAGATTGCTTTCAGCAATGGACAATGCAGCCTGTGCCTGTGCAAGTTTCACCTGCAAATCGCGGTCGTCTAAAACGAGAAGTGTATCACCTTTTTTTACCCGCTGGTTATCCTTCACTCTTACCTCGGCAATAAAGCCGCCGACTCTTGGAATGATAGGACTAATGTTGCCTTCAATTTGTGCATCTTCCGTTTCTTCATGCTTTTGTGCATGCTGGTATTTGATGTAACCGTAGGTGCCTCCAACCAGCAGCAAGGCGATGAATCCAACTAAAAATTTGGTATTGGTTTTCTGTTTGGGCGTTGTATTGTTTTCCATGAATATTGGTCAATTTGTTGTGGTAGAATTATTTTCCGAAACCGGGTTGTAAAGAACCGGCAGCTTTCAGCAAATTGGCATAGGCCAATGTTGCATCTGCTTTGGCATTTACCTTGTTGAGGCGGGCCCGCAGCAAGCTCAAATCTGCATCCAGCAAATCGGTCAGCGTGGCCAAACCATTGTTGTATTTATTGTTGGTAATGCGGTAGTTTTCAGTAGCCTGTTCAATGGCTTTATCGTACACTTCTGTTTTCTTTTGCATCAGCAATACAGCCTCGTAGGATTTATTTACTTCCAACCGAATTTTATCCTGCATCAAAGAAGTAGCCGCTTGCAACTCTTGTTGATTTGCCTGCAGTTCATTCAGCCTGGCTTTCGTTTTCCAAAGGCTACTGATATTGTACTTTACACCTACACCCACATTGAGTGCATGACTGATGGTAGCAATGTTTTGCAAGTGTGCCGAAAAGTAACCACCCGTGGCGGCTACCGATGGCAGCTGGCTGCCTTTTACCGCTTGCATACCGGCTTTAATGGATTGCTGTCGCTGGCCATAAGCAGCCAGTTCATTGCGGTGCAGCATGGCCGAATCTTCCCATGCAGACAAGATGCCTGCAGTAGGTGTTTGTTCAAAAGCAGCCGCTTCTACCAGCAGTTCAGTTTGCTCTGGCAGACCCAACATCAGGCACATATTTACGCTGGCATCTTTCAGGTTATTTTGTGCTTCGAGCAATGCCAGCTCCACATTCGATGCTTGCAAACTGGCTCGCATTAAATCGTTGCGGGCCAGCAAACCGTTTTTTTCCAGGTTGGTAAAATCCTTCACCCGCTTGCTGCTCATCTTTAAGGCTTTCTTCAATGAGTTTTACCGTTTGTGCCGCCTTGTACAAATTGATGTACGCCGCAATACTGTTTTGAATAACAGCCTGCTGATTGACTGTAGCATCGAGCCTTGCTGCTTCCACCAAATACTCGGCTGAAGCAATACCATAGCGAATTTGGCCGTCGGCATAAATGGGCACCGATGCATTGAGCATGCCAATGAGTGCTGTATTTACTTTCAACGATGCATTGGTTGAGGGTGGCGGCTGACCATTTCCTGTTGCAATTTTCGGATCTAAGCCGGGTTGGTTCAGCAGTAAAAAACTGGTGCTGGCACTAAGCTCCGGCAATTTCTTTTCTTCGGCCTGCTGCACTCTGGCAATGGCAGCATCAATTTTGGCCTTGTCCATTAGCAACAGTTGGTTGTGTTGCAGAGTCATTTGAATGGCTTCGGATAAAGTGAGTTGCTTGCTGTTTTGCTGTGCTATCGACAACACAGGCAGCAGCATCAACAATACCCAAAGGATGTTGTGATTGCTTGTCTTGGGATTCATTTATGATAGGATTGCTTTAAACAAAAGAAAATGTGCTGTTTCAACCGGCGTTTCATTTCGGCCATGAAAGCTTCATCAGTCATGTGCTGCAGGTTGTGCATTTTGCGGTACGATTCTCTCGAATGCAGGGTTTGATAAGCTGTACCCACCATGGTAAACAACAACAAGGGAATGTCCACGTCCTGTTTGAAATCGCCATTGGCCTGCCCTTCCCGAATGATTTTGCCGATGATGTTCGTATTGCGTTCCCGCACCGAGTCCATGAGTGAGGCAATCGGGCTCATTTCATTGGACAATTGCTGGCGCAAAATGAGGCTGTGGAAATAGGATTTGTTCGACATGCCTTCCACAAAAGAGTGAATCAACTCCTCCACTTTTTGCCATGGCTGCAGTATGTTGTTGTCGGCCATTTCCTCCGCAGCTATCCAGGCATGGGTAATGCGGTGGTGGAAAATGGCTTCCATCAACTTTTCCTTGCTACCAAAATAATACGACACCATGGCAATGTTGATGCCTGCCTCCCGGGAAATATCACGGATAGACGTGCCGGCAAAACCATGCAGAGCAAAGAGTTTCTCCGCCGTTTCAATGATGTGTACCTGCTTATCGTTGTGCTCCATACGATTGAATTACGATGCAATATTAAACACTTGTTTAAATTCAAACAAACGTTTAATTAAAAGATAACCCACAAAAAAGCCGGACTTAACCGGCTCTTAACATTCAATAAAAAATTATAAGGAATTATTCTGCCCAGCTCATCACATAGCCATCGTTTTCCAATGCCAACGCAGCCTCCGTGAGTTGCAATGGATGGAAAGTATCCACCATCACCGCCAGTTCCTGGGTGTCTTTTTTACCGATCGATTTTTCGACTGCGCCAGGGTGCGGCCCGTGTGGAATGCCTGCCGGATGCAGGGTAATCATGCCCCGTGTCACGTTTTTGCGGCTCATGAAATCGCCGTCCACATAGTACAGCACTTCATCGCTATCAATGTTGCTATGGTTGTATGGCGCCGGGATGGCTTGTGGATGGTAATCGTACAAACGGGGCACGAAGGAGCAAATCACAAAGTTGTGGGCATCAAAAGTTTGGTGCACTGGTGGCGGCTGATGCACCCTTCCGGTAATGGGTTCAAAATCGTGAATACTCAGTGCAAAAGGATAGCAACATCCATCCCATCCTACTACATCAAAAGGATGATGGCCATAATGAATGCCGTACATCATCCCCTTCTTTTTGGTGTGAATCAAAAAGTCGCCGCTGGCATCAATGGGTTGTACCAGTTGTGGGGTACGAATATCCCGTTCGCAATACGGGCTGTGCTCCAGCAACTGGCCGTATTTACTCAGGTATCGCTTAGGCGGTACCACCGGACTGAAAGATTCTACAATAAACAAGCGGTTATCGGGTGTATCAAAATGAATTTGATAAATACAACCCCGTGGTATCACCAGATAATCGCCGTAGGCAAATGACAATTGGCCATATTGTGTATGTAAGATACCCGTGCCTTCATGTATGAAAATGATTTCATCGGCATCGGCGTTTTTAAAGAAGGAATCCGTCATGCTTTGCATGGGTGCAGCCAGACTGATGTGGCAATCGTTGTTCACCAGTACCGGAACTCTGCTTTGCAAATAATCCTGTACGGGCTTCAGGTTAAAGCCTTCGAAACAACGATGCTTCAGCATGCGTTCTTCCGCCACTTTTGGCCGTACATCTACTGGCGTATCATTGCCAATGATGACTGTAGGCGGATGAATATGATACAACAACGAATAGTCGTTGGAAAAACCTTCGGTGCTAAACAGCTGTTCGCTGTACAACCCGCCATCGGGCTTGCGAAACTGCGTATGCCGTTTGTGCGGCACCTGTCCTTGAGAATAATAATGAGGCATGCAACAATGGATTTAAATGAATAGACAACTGTTCAACAAGATTGTTGAATGAAAGGAAAATGCAATCATGCATGTACAAAAAAATCAGCGTTGCCTGTTTTCGCACAGCGCCACCATCAGGAAATGATACTTCCAGCGGCGCTTATCAATGTGATAGGTAAAATTGCGGTGATACGGCATGGCTTCCGGCAATCGTTTCATCAAATGTACAATGCTGCTACATTCGCTGCATGCAAAAGCTACACACAGTAGGTTTGGTGGTATTGCAGCACAACCAATTGCTGCTGGCCTACAGCAACAGCAAGCAGGCCTGGTACCTGCCCGGCGGCAAAGTAGATGCAGGCGAAACAGCCGTGCAGGCTTTGCAAAGAGAAATAGCGGAAGAATTGCAAGTGAACCTGCCGGATGATGCGTTGCATTTTTACATGCACATTACAGCAAAAGCTTATGGCGAAAACGATTTGCAAATGGAGCAAGATTGTTACCTGTGTTCCACTCCCGCCAACTGGCAGCCCTCCGCCGAAGTAGGGGCCATTCGGTATTTCACATTGGCTTCGTATAGCCAAGAACCAGCGCAAGTGCCGGGTGTGCTGGTGTTGTTTCATCAATTACATCAAGACAAACTGTTGACTCCATGACCCGCATCGGTTTACTTTCTGATACACATGGCTGGCTCGATGAGCAGGTGCTGACACATTTTGCCCAATGCGATGAAATTTGGCATGCCGGCGATTTTGGTGAGCCAGACATCATTCCAACTTTGCAGCAATACAAACCCGTGAAAGGTGTGTACGGCAATGTGGATCCTGCGTTTATCCGCTATCAATTTCCTGAAAGAATTTGCTTTACAGTAGAACAGGTAACCGTTTGCATGCAGCACATTGGCGGCTACCCCGGCAGGTATGCACCGGGTGTAAAAAACTGGTTGCAACAAAGCGGCGCCCAACTCTTCATCAGCGGGCATTCGCACATTTTAAAAGTGCAATACGATCCATCCATCGATTGCCTGCACATTAACCCCGGAGCTGCCGGAAGGCATGGCTGGCATCAGGTTCGCACCATTGTTCGCTTTGCGATTAACGGACAAAAAATTGAACAACTGGAAGTAATAGAACTGGGCAAACGCGGTCGTTGATGAATAGGTAAATGCTGTATCTTACCCATTCTATCAATCCATTACTGCTATGCAATCATTTGACCGCCGCAACTGGCTCAAAAAAAGCGGACTGTTGCTTTCTGGTTTTACCATTGGCAATGGTCTGTTGGCAAGACAATACAATTTCAACGATGATATTTGGGAAGCAGCACCAGACGGTCAAATAATCCGCATTGGTCAAAATGAAAATCCGTACGGCCCCGGCCCCATGGCCCGCAAAGCCATGATGGATGCAGTCATCAACAGTAATCGCTATCCATCGGAACTTGCCACGCAATTGCGGGAACGCATTGCCAAAGCATACAACCTTACCAAAGACCATGTACTGTTGGGTGCTGGCAGCAGCGAATTGCTGGGCAATACGGCAGCACTGGCGGCAGAGAAAAAAGGCAGCAATGCAGTGAGTGGCGATCCAACTTTTCGGTTGTGGTTCGGCGCTGCTGAGTTGTTTGGGTTGAGCATTAAAAAAGTACCTCTGACGCAGGATAAAGTGCACGACCTCGATGCCATGTTGAAAGCCATGGATGCACAAACCAGTATGGTATATGTGGTGAATCCACACAACCCAACTGGTACCATTGTGGCCGATAGCGAGATGCAATCCTTCGCAGAAAAAGTAACGGCAAAATGCCTGTTGCTACTCGATGAAGCATATACGGAATATGCAGGCACCACCAGCTTGGCGCCGATGGTGGCCAACAATAAAAATCTGGTGGTAGCTAAAACATTCAGCAAAATACATGGTATGGCCGGAGCCCGTGTGGGTTTTGTGCTGGCACATCCTGATACCATTAAAAAACTGGCTGCGTATCAGCCTTGGGCCAATGCCGGACCAAGTGCGGTAAGCCTTGCTGGTGCATTAGCCGCCATGGACGACCTTGCATTTATGCAACAAACCCGCCAGAAAAATGAAGCGGTGCGCAACTACGTTACCAAAGAAATGAACCAACTGGGCTTGAAAGTGATTCCCTCTTACACCAGCTTTATTTATTACGACAGTGCTGCTTTCAAAGGCGACTTGGCACAGGTGATGACACAAGCCAATATCATGGGTGTACGTACGTATGAAAATGGCAGCAGCTGGCGTCGCACTTCCATTGGCACCATGGAAGAAATGCAGCAATTCATCAAAGTGTTGAAAGCAAATATGTAAGCCTTACTGCGGCGTCCATTGATACACGGCTGCAGCTGTATTATCTTGCGGATGCAATAAATGAATATTGGCTTGTTGCTGCTGCAGCATGCTTTGCACCTGTGCAAATGCTGCTGCATTTCTACGCTGCACAGTTAGTGAAGGGTGTACAAAATCATCGGTCAAATAAATTTTACCGCCATGCTGATGCACTTGCTTAGCAGCCAGCATGGCTTGCTGAAATTGTTGCTCACCTGTAAAAACTTTTGCTGCACCATAGTACAACAAATAGCGAACTGCACTGGCACTGCCCAAAGAAATAACCATGTCATTTGCCGTGGCATTTTTTATCAGCCAAGCCGATTGAAAACGGGTGTAATCTTCATCTTCTTTTTGAATAAAAAGATAGCCACCAACAATATTGTGCAGGCACAAAACAAACACCAACACATACAAGAGTCGTTTGCTGGCATGCAAAACAATCAATGGAAAGAAATAGATACCCAACACAGCAAATAAAGCAGGTTGAATCATGAGCCACGGTTCGGGAGAGCCGGGATCCACAATGAGCAATGCGGCGCTGTAAACGACCAACCACAATACAAACGGATTTTTCCAAAAGCCCTGAAAGAAAATGCTGCTGCGAATTTTCCATAGCGCAAACAATGCCAGCATAATGAACAATACAGCTGTACAAACAGCAAGTATGGCCAACGATGTATGATGTTGTGCAGCAAATACTTCTTCTACCAATAGTTTTCCAGGAAACCATTGTTCTATTAAGCTCACCACCGCCGGGAATGCGTAGATATAATTCAAACTCACCACATTGGATGCAACGACTGGCACTGCATTCAACGGGTGCCCTCCCGCCATTTGGATGCCACTATTACAATACGTCCAAAAAGTTGTATCAACTTCACTTGCGTAAAAAGCCATTGCATAACCAGATACTACCAGCAAAACAACCATTGCAGCCCATGAGCAAATTTTCAAAACGGAAGTTCGCAGCACGATCATATACAGCGGAATAGCAATGCATGTAACAACCCCCGCAGGCTTATACCACATCACAGTTACCCCACACAACAAGGCTGTTAATGCAAGGTACTTTCCTTGCTGCGCATTGGTAATACTTGCACAGGCAGCATAAACCGATAATAAACAAAGCAACAAGGCTATGCCATATACTTCCGCTTCAACTGCATAGCGCCAATAGCCGTAACTCAATAACAAAAAAGCGGCACTGCAAAATGCTACAATATGACTTGTATTGAAATGTTGGCGTAGTAACCGATACAACAATAAAACACTGGCAATAGATGCCACGCTACTGCACACACACATCAATTGGTAAGCATCTGCTTGAGGATTTATCCATTGTACAATATTCAATAAGGCTTTAAAAAAAGGTAAGAATATCAGGTATCGGGGCAGCCACAATTGTGCATAATCATAGGTCCGAATGGCGTAGGCATAAAAATAGCCATCATCATTTTCACTTCTATTGCCAGGGAAACTCAAGATTAGCAATAAGAAAAGCAACAAAAACATGCCTGCGTATCGCAACGATGATGATGACTGAAAACCGGGCTTCATGATTGGGTGTGATGTTTTGTTGTAGGGGCTTATTTCTGTAAAATACAACCAAAAAACAAAGCGGCTTAAAAAACTATTCGTTTTTTAAGCCGCTTTGAAAAATTGGAGTATGATTTACCTGAAAGTTTTCATCAATTGTCGTTGAACAATTACGCCATTTGCTTCGAGCACCAACCAGTAGTTTCCAGCAGGCAAAGCAATTGTATTCAGATTATACTGCAACGTGGTTTGCCATTTTTCCAATACCTGCATTTGTACCTGCAGCCCACGGGCATCTAACAATTTCAGCGTCACTTTTCCTCTGTAAGGGTT
The Phnomibacter ginsenosidimutans genome window above contains:
- a CDS encoding TolC family protein, whose product is MNPKTSNHNILWVLLMLLPVLSIAQQNSKQLTLSEAIQMTLQHNQLLLMDKAKIDAAIARVQQAEEKKLPELSASTSFLLLNQPGLDPKIATGNGQPPPSTNASLKVNTALIGMLNASVPIYADGQIRYGIASAEYLVEAARLDATVNQQAVIQNSIAAYINLYKAAQTVKLIEESLKDEQQAGEGFYQPGKKRFAGPQRFNASQFASIECGAGIARSTK
- a CDS encoding TolC family protein, with translation MRASLQASNVELALLEAQNNLKDASVNMCLMLGLPEQTELLVEAAAFEQTPTAGILSAWEDSAMLHRNELAAYGQRQQSIKAGMQAVKGSQLPSVAATGGYFSAHLQNIATISHALNVGVGVKYNISSLWKTKARLNELQANQQELQAATSLMQDKIRLEVNKSYEAVLLMQKKTEVYDKAIEQATENYRITNNKYNNGLATLTDLLDADLSLLRARLNKVNAKADATLAYANLLKAAGSLQPGFGK
- a CDS encoding homogentisate 1,2-dioxygenase, producing the protein MPHYYSQGQVPHKRHTQFRKPDGGLYSEQLFSTEGFSNDYSLLYHIHPPTVIIGNDTPVDVRPKVAEERMLKHRCFEGFNLKPVQDYLQSRVPVLVNNDCHISLAAPMQSMTDSFFKNADADEIIFIHEGTGILHTQYGQLSFAYGDYLVIPRGCIYQIHFDTPDNRLFIVESFSPVVPPKRYLSKYGQLLEHSPYCERDIRTPQLVQPIDASGDFLIHTKKKGMMYGIHYGHHPFDVVGWDGCCYPFALSIHDFEPITGRVHQPPPVHQTFDAHNFVICSFVPRLYDYHPQAIPAPYNHSNIDSDEVLYYVDGDFMSRKNVTRGMITLHPAGIPHGPHPGAVEKSIGKKDTQELAVMVDTFHPLQLTEAALALENDGYVMSWAE
- a CDS encoding HlyD family secretion protein; the protein is MENNTTPKQKTNTKFLVGFIALLLVGGTYGYIKYQHAQKHEETEDAQIEGNISPIIPRVGGFIAEVRVKDNQRVKKGDTLLVLDDRDLQVKLAQAQAALSIAESNLTVASAATEASRTGITTASRNEAVADAQIEAAKVRVWRATQDYNRYANLVKDHSITQQQFEQAEAEKLSAEKQLQILQEQRKAAGAQTNVVSSQSNTTGKQVAVANANILQRKAELDAAALNLSYTIITAPVDGVVSRVSLQPGQMVQPGQTLMNVVVNSDVWVVANFKETQLEKMKLGQEVSVAVDAFPGHHFLAKVTSFSPATGSRFALLPPDNASGNFVKTVQRVPVKIEFTTADDAMLQQLRPGMNVTADVLVK
- a CDS encoding TetR/AcrR family transcriptional regulator; its protein translation is MEHNDKQVHIIETAEKLFALHGFAGTSIRDISREAGINIAMVSYYFGSKEKLMEAIFHHRITHAWIAAEEMADNNILQPWQKVEELIHSFVEGMSNKSYFHSLILRQQLSNEMSPIASLMDSVRERNTNIIGKIIREGQANGDFKQDVDIPLLLFTMVGTAYQTLHSRESYRKMHNLQHMTDEAFMAEMKRRLKQHIFFCLKQSYHK
- a CDS encoding metallophosphoesterase family protein — translated: MTRIGLLSDTHGWLDEQVLTHFAQCDEIWHAGDFGEPDIIPTLQQYKPVKGVYGNVDPAFIRYQFPERICFTVEQVTVCMQHIGGYPGRYAPGVKNWLQQSGAQLFISGHSHILKVQYDPSIDCLHINPGAAGRHGWHQVRTIVRFAINGQKIEQLEVIELGKRGR
- a CDS encoding NUDIX hydrolase, with the translated sequence MQKLHTVGLVVLQHNQLLLAYSNSKQAWYLPGGKVDAGETAVQALQREIAEELQVNLPDDALHFYMHITAKAYGENDLQMEQDCYLCSTPANWQPSAEVGAIRYFTLASYSQEPAQVPGVLVLFHQLHQDKLLTP
- a CDS encoding DHA2 family efflux MFS transporter permease subunit gives rise to the protein MTNENSLVEYGFRRVIITFTAILCALLEIVDTTIVNVALNDMKGNMGATLNEISWVITAYAIGNVIIVPMTSWLSQQFGRRNYFAASIIIFTIFSFLCGNSTTIWELIIFRFLQGVGGGALLVTSQTIITESYPVEKRGMAQAIYGLGVIVGPTLGPPLGGYIVDNFSWPYIFYINIPLGVIATLFALRYVRSPKYAEKKSGRQIDWLGIGLLAVAVGSLQFVLEKGQEEDWFNSVTIIITSLMAVLGLYFFIWRQLTFSNPIVELRVLKNGNLRVGTILSFILGFGLYGSTFIIPLYTQATLGWNATQSGLLMVPATLATAFLMPFIGKLLQKGAPQQYLAAIGMALFVVFCLWGYKILTPDTGADAFFWMLIMRGVAMALLFIPITTLSLSTLKGQQIGQGAAFTGMMRQLGGSFGIAIISTYMSRQNWHHRADLVTHLNTADPDVMQRVQGYQQAFMAKGMSADVAMQSAYKALDYNVLKQASVLSYMDVFTFVGVLFLVCVPFVLMVKGNKKAAGLAAAAH